In Marivirga salinae, a single window of DNA contains:
- the pseB gene encoding UDP-N-acetylglucosamine 4,6-dehydratase (inverting) gives MYKDKTILITGGTGSLGKALTSHILKVHPEIKKIIIFSRDEQKQFQMAQEFPSDKFPQMRFFIGDVRDKERLTRAVKNVDYIIHAAAMKHVHLAEYNPDECVKTNINGAQNVIHAALETNVERVVALSTDKACAPINLYGATKLASDKLFIAANNITGWNPIKFSVVRYGNVMGSNGSVIPFFLNKKKDGVLPITDPTMTRFNISLQGGVDMVMHALEHAWGGEIFVPKIPSYKIPDVAEAVCPNCDKPVIGIRPGEKVHEEMITTSDSFYTYDLGKYYTILPATHKWKIDDFIKQFNATKVEPGFKYNSGENNEWETVESLRTLIKEHVDSTFEV, from the coding sequence CATCCCGAGATTAAAAAAATAATCATTTTTTCTCGAGACGAGCAGAAACAATTTCAGATGGCGCAAGAATTTCCAAGTGACAAATTTCCACAAATGAGATTTTTTATTGGAGATGTACGTGACAAAGAAAGATTGACCAGAGCTGTTAAAAATGTTGATTATATAATTCATGCCGCAGCCATGAAACATGTGCATTTGGCCGAGTACAATCCTGATGAATGTGTGAAGACAAATATTAATGGTGCTCAAAATGTAATTCATGCAGCCTTAGAGACCAATGTTGAAAGAGTAGTGGCACTTTCCACAGATAAGGCTTGTGCACCTATTAACCTTTATGGAGCTACTAAATTAGCCTCTGACAAATTATTTATAGCGGCCAACAATATAACAGGTTGGAACCCTATCAAATTTTCTGTTGTACGCTACGGAAATGTAATGGGATCAAATGGCTCTGTTATTCCTTTTTTCTTAAATAAGAAAAAAGACGGTGTTTTGCCTATTACAGACCCCACCATGACTCGTTTTAATATTTCCCTCCAAGGTGGAGTGGATATGGTAATGCATGCTCTTGAACATGCATGGGGAGGAGAAATTTTTGTTCCAAAAATCCCATCTTATAAAATTCCAGATGTGGCAGAAGCCGTCTGTCCGAATTGTGACAAGCCTGTAATCGGAATTAGACCCGGTGAGAAAGTCCATGAAGAGATGATTACTACTTCCGATTCATTTTATACATATGATTTAGGGAAATATTACACTATACTTCCCGCTACTCATAAATGGAAGATAGATGATTTCATCAAACAATTTAATGCTACAAAGGTGGAGCCAGGATTCAAATATAATTCAGGAGAAAATAATGAATGGGAAACTGTGGAAAGTTTGCGCACTCTTATTAAAGAACATGTAGATTCGACATTTGAAGTATGA